The following coding sequences lie in one Wolbachia endosymbiont strain TRS of Brugia malayi genomic window:
- the thyX gene encoding FAD-dependent thymidylate synthase has protein sequence MNEERYSTKRITVKEIDEILYEEHRVLDHGFIRVVDYMGSDSAIVQAARVSYGKGTKQINQDEVLIKYLMRYHHTTPFEMCEIKFHVKLPIFIARQWIRHRTANVNEYSARYSILDHEFYIPEPEQVAKQSDNNKQGSGEAFDLDISKEIIDSLINDSNLVYSHYNKFIEQGLTREIARTNLTLNYYTQFYWKVDLHNLLHFLKLRADKRAQHEIRVYAEVILDIVKKWVPLVHSAFVEYCLESACISRTGLGIIRKLIRGENVTREESNIGKREWEELMFILDKQPER, from the coding sequence ATGAATGAAGAACGTTATTCAACCAAGAGAATCACAGTAAAAGAGATAGATGAAATTCTATATGAGGAACACAGGGTACTAGATCATGGGTTTATTCGAGTAGTGGATTATATGGGCTCTGATAGCGCCATAGTACAAGCTGCTCGTGTTTCTTATGGCAAAGGAACAAAACAGATAAATCAAGACGAAGTACTTATAAAGTATTTAATGAGATATCATCATACAACTCCATTTGAAATGTGTGAAATTAAGTTTCATGTGAAACTTCCAATTTTTATTGCAAGACAATGGATAAGGCATAGAACTGCAAACGTAAATGAATATTCTGCAAGGTATTCAATCCTTGATCATGAATTCTATATACCAGAACCAGAGCAAGTTGCAAAACAATCCGATAATAATAAACAAGGTAGTGGTGAAGCTTTTGACTTGGATATCTCAAAGGAAATAATAGATTCTCTAATAAATGACTCTAATTTGGTGTATTCTCATTACAACAAATTTATTGAACAAGGACTTACAAGAGAAATTGCCAGGACTAACTTAACACTTAATTATTACACGCAATTTTATTGGAAGGTAGATCTACATAACCTTCTTCATTTTTTAAAGCTTAGAGCTGATAAGCGTGCCCAACATGAAATTAGAGTCTATGCAGAAGTTATATTGGATATAGTAAAGAAGTGGGTACCACTAGTCCACAGCGCCTTTGTTGAATACTGTTTAGAATCAGCCTGCATTTCAAGAACTGGCCTTGGGATAATTCGCAAATTAATTAGAGGAGAAAATGTTACTAGAGAAGAAAGCAATATTGGTAAAAGAGAATGGGAAGAGCTGATGTTTATACTTGATAAACAACCTGAAAGATAA
- a CDS encoding collagenase, with protein MAFKTNFGHDKSQMLIEKLFPNKEDVVISNELIVEVRYGGLISYTPDYIKQIVKDTYEAWSENFYSQKNYNSGPVKLQLYVLKSYDDYKAYIKELSGGKDHNELWGGGTVRAHEADGTIAKTFIIGDVNGLFCAKSKILMEKMSDAFLEYATGNLNEVPEVLRTGVKLFMWSYDAAKKKSTHDMHYIKETYDEMQESGYNTPYKIANMANGYRMADCLVTFLQEKHPQFIKQLLTEISSGKEQAVLRFKQLLNNSGIEREFKEWMDVGGGNKVAADLVPDSEVITLSEHKLQINIKYDNKELNQDKLSNIKDTVKGAIRDFDSAFGINNSQPWHNIPSKVNIFVFNTRSNYEDYLKELNIDAKDHSGLTLQGRGSEIHVYFYLQDQFDYSCKTLKHELGHALTIINSYYGTGDVLSKAMHEGVANYMASVENGKHVNDREDIEALSTIQRKFLKPDEILRNNNQGDYYYSKAEQVIKFLEHKHPDLLDSFLKSLSMHSTNRPQDNKLFEDFLTKLKGYNQEFKDWVKIQLNGEGHLRHENESDMQESQTEQPANEERNRDKGSLEEDDKNKQEEAVIASVIDSMEDNEVDYLQHPLKIKTGEFIETGKYKAVLQVQDQDIDNFYQNLSSQYTTGKYNYDQMIALYNKIYIQDSKLDGKPITLSEAYVTNNHLFIKDQDFGTISDFNEMFYKSDELM; from the coding sequence ATGGCATTCAAAACAAATTTTGGGCATGATAAATCACAAATGCTGATTGAAAAACTGTTTCCAAATAAAGAGGATGTAGTGATAAGCAATGAGCTTATAGTAGAAGTGAGATATGGTGGACTAATAAGCTATACGCCTGATTATATAAAGCAAATTGTAAAAGATACTTATGAGGCTTGGTCTGAGAATTTCTATTCACAGAAAAACTATAATAGCGGCCCAGTGAAATTGCAACTTTATGTGCTGAAAAGTTATGACGATTATAAAGCTTACATAAAGGAGCTTTCAGGTGGCAAAGACCATAATGAACTATGGGGTGGTGGAACGGTAAGGGCACATGAAGCTGACGGTACAATAGCAAAGACTTTCATTATTGGAGATGTAAATGGTTTATTTTGTGCGAAGTCTAAAATTTTAATGGAAAAGATGAGTGATGCATTTCTTGAGTACGCTACTGGCAATTTGAATGAAGTACCTGAAGTCTTACGTACTGGTGTGAAGCTTTTTATGTGGAGTTATGATGCAGCTAAGAAGAAGAGTACTCATGATATGCACTATATAAAAGAGACATACGATGAGATGCAAGAATCGGGATACAACACACCTTATAAAATAGCTAATATGGCTAATGGTTATAGAATGGCAGATTGCTTAGTAACGTTCTTGCAAGAAAAACATCCTCAATTCATAAAACAACTGCTTACTGAAATATCTTCTGGTAAAGAACAAGCAGTGTTGAGGTTCAAGCAGCTTTTAAATAATTCAGGAATTGAGAGAGAATTTAAGGAGTGGATGGATGTAGGAGGTGGTAATAAAGTTGCCGCAGATCTTGTACCAGACAGTGAAGTTATTACCCTCAGCGAACATAAGCTTCAAATAAACATAAAGTATGATAATAAAGAATTAAATCAGGACAAGCTGAGTAATATAAAAGACACTGTCAAGGGTGCCATAAGAGATTTTGACTCAGCATTTGGCATTAATAATTCTCAGCCTTGGCACAATATACCAAGTAAGGTCAACATTTTCGTATTTAATACAAGGAGCAACTATGAAGATTACCTTAAGGAGTTGAACATTGATGCTAAAGATCACTCTGGTTTAACACTCCAAGGTCGCGGTTCGGAAATTCATGTTTATTTTTACTTACAGGATCAATTTGATTACTCATGTAAAACTTTAAAGCACGAGTTGGGGCACGCTTTGACTATTATTAATTCTTATTATGGTACGGGCGATGTTTTGTCTAAAGCTATGCATGAAGGAGTTGCTAACTATATGGCAAGCGTGGAAAACGGTAAGCACGTCAATGATCGTGAGGATATTGAAGCTCTTTCTACGATACAACGCAAGTTTCTAAAACCTGACGAGATATTACGTAATAATAACCAAGGAGATTATTACTATTCAAAAGCAGAGCAGGTAATAAAATTTCTTGAGCATAAACATCCAGATCTCCTTGATAGTTTTTTGAAAAGCCTTTCTATGCACAGTACAAATAGACCTCAAGATAATAAATTATTTGAGGATTTTCTAACTAAGCTGAAGGGCTATAATCAGGAGTTTAAAGATTGGGTCAAGATTCAGTTAAACGGCGAAGGGCATTTAAGGCATGAAAATGAATCAGATATGCAAGAGAGTCAGACTGAACAACCTGCTAATGAGGAAAGAAATAGGGATAAAGGATCGCTAGAAGAAGATGATAAAAATAAACAAGAAGAAGCCGTCATAGCAAGCGTTATAGACAGTATGGAGGATAATGAAGTAGATTATCTACAACACCCCTTGAAAATAAAGACAGGTGAATTTATTGAAACTGGTAAATATAAGGCGGTGCTACAGGTTCAAGATCAAGATATAGATAATTTTTATCAAAACTTAAGTAGTCAGTATACTACTGGAAAATACAATTATGATCAAATGATAGCTCTGTATAATAAAATTTATATACAAGATTCTAAGCTTGATGGAAAGCCAATTACTCTTTCTGAAGCTTATGTTACAAATAATCATCTGTTTATCAAAGATCAGGATTTTGGAACTATAAGTGATTTCAATGAAATGTTCTACAAAAGTGATGAGTTAATGTGA
- the priA gene encoding replication restart helicase PriA: MLNSIAMARTVNVLLPLPIDQLFSYAVKENTDVSVGDYVVVPFGKKRLIGIVWKYSNKNDQELKFIEQKINLPNIRLKLIAFAEWVAQYNVISIGMLAKVIMGGVLKVNHLDKLVHVEQEQEVSEINYQLNPEQQIASNKIISNLNEYSVTLLDGETGSGKTEVYLSVIAQLIKNYSSTPATPNAARTLSFQCPDTQLYKHCNLGPPVGYHPSTLILGSSFPRNLIKNVHFNVRAATPIPSLQTKFLDSSVSYLHDIFMFKAKPTIIFNTLSSPSAGMTPKYVETASNKGSIQVLILLPEIVLTSQLVNRIRSQTSRNLAEWHSGLTLKTRRNNWLNTANGNAQIIIGARSALFLPYKNLKLIIVDEEHDSSFKQEQGTIYNARDMAIILAKIENIPIILSSATPLLETIYHVKNGNYNYVKLAKRFGGAELPLIKVVDTRNNKQWISNELFEGIKQTIEKKQQVMLFLNRRGYAQLAVCKKCGYKIPCSNCAVWLVYHKKKNALLCHHCSYQLKLPEKCSNCQSKQSLFLYGIGIERLLEETVKLIPNAKTAIISSDQKSVSNVIDLVLKEELNIIIGTQIIAKGHNFPKLTLVGVINADLSLENADLRAAEKTYQLLHQVAGRSGRFNEKGMVIVQTNHPESSVIKALQHQKRDSFYEIELESRYKAKMPPFSRLIALIICGKNQIATQKAANEIASFLHNQCLSKKLPSSSSLSFQCLTLKSRKKEFEILGPSPAAISFLNNKYRYRVLLKIYNKHSLSVQKKLKYWIKNCNLSPNIIVTIDVDPISFF, translated from the coding sequence ATGCTAAACTCAATTGCTATGGCAAGAACAGTTAATGTACTACTACCACTCCCAATTGACCAATTGTTTTCATATGCAGTTAAGGAAAATACTGACGTTTCAGTTGGAGATTATGTGGTGGTGCCATTTGGCAAAAAACGCTTGATCGGAATAGTTTGGAAGTATAGTAACAAGAACGATCAAGAATTAAAATTCATTGAGCAAAAGATCAATCTACCAAATATTAGACTAAAATTAATTGCATTTGCAGAGTGGGTTGCACAGTACAATGTAATATCTATTGGTATGCTTGCAAAAGTAATAATGGGAGGAGTGTTAAAAGTAAATCACCTAGATAAGCTAGTTCATGTTGAACAAGAGCAGGAAGTAAGTGAGATAAATTACCAACTAAACCCCGAACAGCAGATAGCCAGCAATAAAATAATAAGCAATTTGAATGAGTATTCAGTGACTTTGCTTGACGGTGAGACAGGATCTGGAAAAACGGAAGTTTATCTCTCTGTAATTGCACAATTGATTAAGAACTATAGCAGTACACCTGCCACTCCAAATGCTGCTCGGACTTTATCATTTCAGTGCCCAGATACACAACTGTACAAACATTGCAATTTGGGTCCACCAGTAGGGTATCATCCCAGTACTCTAATATTGGGATCCAGCTTTCCACGCAATCTCATCAAAAACGTTCATTTTAACGTAAGAGCAGCCACTCCCATACCTAGTTTACAAACAAAATTTCTGGATTCCAGTGTTAGCTACTTACATGACATCTTTATGTTTAAGGCAAAACCCACTATAATATTCAACACATTGTCTTCGCCAAGTGCTGGAATGACACCAAAATATGTCGAAACGGCATCAAACAAAGGTAGTATACAAGTTTTAATCCTCCTACCTGAAATTGTTTTAACTTCACAATTGGTAAATCGTATTCGTAGTCAAACATCAAGAAACTTAGCTGAATGGCACTCAGGACTCACTCTAAAAACTCGCAGAAACAATTGGCTCAATACAGCAAATGGAAATGCGCAGATAATTATTGGTGCACGATCAGCACTTTTTTTGCCCTATAAAAACCTAAAATTGATCATCGTTGATGAAGAGCACGATTCATCTTTCAAACAAGAGCAGGGAACTATATATAATGCCCGGGATATGGCAATAATCTTGGCCAAAATCGAAAACATTCCAATAATTTTATCTTCAGCAACTCCATTACTTGAAACTATTTATCATGTTAAAAATGGAAATTACAACTATGTAAAGCTAGCTAAGCGATTCGGTGGCGCAGAATTGCCACTCATTAAAGTAGTGGATACAAGAAACAATAAGCAATGGATTTCCAATGAGCTTTTTGAAGGAATAAAACAGACCATAGAGAAAAAACAGCAGGTTATGCTTTTTTTAAACCGCAGAGGGTATGCACAACTTGCAGTTTGTAAAAAGTGTGGATATAAAATTCCCTGCTCGAACTGCGCTGTTTGGCTCGTATACCACAAGAAAAAAAATGCTCTTTTGTGTCATCATTGTTCTTACCAATTAAAACTTCCAGAGAAATGTTCTAATTGCCAAAGTAAACAGTCATTGTTTCTTTATGGCATAGGAATTGAAAGGTTACTTGAAGAAACAGTCAAGTTAATACCAAACGCAAAAACTGCGATTATAAGTAGCGATCAGAAGTCGGTTAGTAACGTTATTGACTTAGTGTTGAAGGAAGAGTTAAACATTATAATTGGCACGCAGATAATTGCTAAAGGGCACAACTTCCCTAAATTAACTTTGGTTGGTGTGATAAATGCAGATTTGAGTCTTGAAAATGCTGATCTAAGAGCAGCAGAAAAGACGTATCAGTTATTACATCAAGTTGCAGGAAGGTCTGGAAGGTTTAATGAAAAAGGAATGGTAATAGTGCAAACCAATCATCCTGAAAGTTCAGTAATAAAAGCATTGCAGCATCAAAAAAGGGACTCATTTTATGAAATCGAACTTGAGTCAAGGTACAAAGCTAAAATGCCTCCATTTAGTAGACTAATCGCACTTATAATTTGCGGTAAGAATCAGATTGCAACACAAAAAGCAGCAAATGAGATAGCGAGCTTCTTGCATAATCAATGTTTAAGCAAAAAGCTCCCGTCCTCTTCTTCTTTGTCATTCCAGTGCTTGACCCTAAAATCTAGAAAAAAAGAATTTGAAATTCTTGGTCCATCACCGGCAGCAATAAGTTTCTTAAATAATAAGTACCGGTATAGGGTATTGCTAAAAATATATAATAAACATAGTCTATCCGTACAAAAAAAGCTGAAATATTGGATTAAAAATTGTAACTTAAGTCCGAATATTATAGTAACAATAGATGTTGATCCTATAAGTTTTTTTTAA
- the recR gene encoding recombination mediator RecR, protein MNIKNLVHAFSKLPSLGPSSSRRLVIHLLQNKEKVMLPLASSIKELADLIIECKVCGNLDTQSPCSICTNPKRDTKLMCVVEELGDLWAFEKGSIYSGMYHVLGGRLSAINGIGPEKLNLDNIPKRVTEFKIEEVIIAINPTLEGQVTVQYIIESLKNLDVKVSRLACGIPMGGEIDYLDEGTLKAALTSRQEYESNIK, encoded by the coding sequence ATTAACATAAAGAATTTAGTTCATGCTTTTTCCAAATTGCCAAGTCTAGGGCCATCATCATCAAGAAGGTTAGTTATACACTTACTCCAAAACAAGGAGAAAGTCATGCTACCTCTTGCATCTTCGATTAAAGAGCTGGCAGATCTTATAATAGAGTGTAAGGTTTGCGGAAATCTAGATACTCAATCACCTTGTTCTATTTGTACCAACCCAAAGCGTGACACTAAGCTAATGTGCGTAGTAGAAGAATTAGGCGACTTATGGGCATTTGAAAAAGGAAGTATATATTCAGGTATGTACCATGTTTTGGGCGGTAGATTATCAGCAATAAATGGCATAGGTCCAGAAAAACTCAACCTTGATAATATTCCTAAAAGAGTCACAGAGTTTAAAATTGAAGAGGTCATTATCGCAATTAATCCAACATTGGAGGGCCAAGTTACCGTACAGTATATAATTGAATCGCTAAAAAATTTAGATGTGAAAGTATCACGCCTTGCTTGTGGTATACCAATGGGTGGCGAAATTGATTACCTAGATGAAGGAACGTTAAAAGCAGCACTTACTTCAAGACAAGAATATGAGTCGAATATAAAATAG
- a CDS encoding pyruvate dehydrogenase complex dihydrolipoamide acetyltransferase produces MPIEILMPALSPTMSKTGGKIVKWCKKEQDRVEVGDVIAEIETDKAIMEFESVDRGVLAKILVSEGTSGVPVNQLIALMLEEGEDKSAIDNYVSVPAVNIEVKEKVVTTSSVSSNPSMSSQCLTQESKKEEGTKTTESRIKVSPLAKKIAQNEGINVRRLKGTGPYGRIIKADVLGFLDSGVQIKNRERSDEDTILEVSNMRQVIAQRLIEAKQNIPHFYLTVECQVDKLISLKNEINSADKNNKVTINDLIIKAVAFSMKKFPDINSSWIDNKILRYANIDISIAVALEDGLITPIVKNADEKGILSISKEVKDLVIRARSGKLGPEEFQGGGFTISNLGMFSIKTFSAIINPPQSCIMAIGTSKKQPIVIDEKIEIVEIITVTLSVDHRAVDGVLGAKFLNAFKHYIENPLAMLIEARVNI; encoded by the coding sequence ATGCCTATAGAAATATTAATGCCTGCTCTTTCTCCAACGATGAGTAAAACTGGGGGAAAGATTGTGAAGTGGTGTAAGAAAGAGCAAGATAGAGTTGAAGTAGGTGATGTAATTGCTGAAATAGAGACTGATAAAGCCATAATGGAGTTTGAATCTGTAGATAGAGGGGTTTTAGCGAAAATTTTAGTGTCGGAAGGAACAAGCGGCGTGCCTGTTAATCAGCTGATAGCTCTAATGCTAGAAGAAGGGGAAGACAAAAGTGCGATTGATAACTATGTTTCAGTTCCTGCTGTCAATATTGAGGTTAAGGAGAAAGTTGTAACCACCTCTTCAGTATCATCCAACCCTTCGATGTCATCTCAGTGCTTGACACAGGAATCTAAGAAGGAAGAGGGTACTAAGACAACAGAAAGTAGGATAAAAGTAAGCCCATTAGCTAAAAAAATAGCTCAGAATGAAGGGATCAATGTTAGACGGTTAAAGGGTACTGGGCCATATGGCCGTATTATTAAAGCTGATGTACTGGGGTTTTTAGATAGTGGTGTACAAATTAAAAATCGTGAAAGATCGGATGAAGATACTATACTTGAAGTAAGTAACATGCGCCAAGTGATAGCGCAACGCCTCATTGAGGCTAAACAGAATATTCCACATTTTTACTTAACTGTGGAGTGCCAAGTTGATAAGCTAATATCGCTCAAAAATGAGATTAACTCAGCAGATAAAAACAATAAAGTAACAATTAATGACTTAATTATAAAAGCTGTGGCTTTCAGCATGAAAAAATTTCCTGATATAAATTCTTCGTGGATAGATAATAAAATACTGAGGTATGCAAATATAGATATTTCAATCGCTGTAGCACTTGAAGATGGACTCATTACTCCTATAGTGAAAAATGCTGATGAAAAAGGTATTTTGTCTATATCAAAAGAAGTGAAAGATCTAGTAATCAGAGCGAGGTCTGGAAAATTGGGACCAGAAGAATTTCAAGGAGGCGGATTTACTATCTCCAACTTAGGAATGTTCAGTATAAAAACTTTTAGTGCTATAATCAATCCACCACAGTCTTGCATTATGGCTATTGGTACATCTAAAAAGCAGCCTATTGTTATCGATGAAAAAATAGAGATAGTAGAGATAATAACAGTAACGCTTTCTGTTGACCACAGAGCAGTTGACGGGGTGTTAGGAGCAAAATTTTTAAACGCCTTTAAACATTATATAGAGAATCCTCTGGCAATGCTTATTGAAGCTAGAGTAAATATTTAG
- a CDS encoding WBM0748 family T4SS-associated protein, with protein sequence MAYAIRKQAASELSDSITLCIVGSGDCKIKYQGIASSFNITKKEIDQGNIASIKSKIKSEAEKEDSRVSGLISRIDQSPKEQSERSIIQILNSSAEETLRSFCGQCNTLYRRVTFRSVKNLLLHTRSMLQKIQELLPVKILF encoded by the coding sequence TTGGCTTACGCCATACGTAAGCAGGCTGCAAGTGAGCTATCTGACTCTATTACTCTTTGTATAGTTGGTAGTGGCGATTGCAAGATCAAGTATCAAGGTATTGCAAGTTCATTCAATATAACAAAAAAGGAAATCGACCAAGGTAACATTGCAAGTATAAAAAGTAAAATAAAAAGTGAAGCTGAAAAAGAAGATAGTAGGGTTTCTGGGTTGATTTCTAGGATTGATCAATCACCAAAAGAACAAAGTGAAAGGTCTATTATACAAATTTTAAATTCATCTGCTGAAGAGACGTTAAGAAGTTTCTGTGGGCAATGTAATACTCTGTACAGGAGAGTAACTTTCCGGAGTGTAAAGAACCTTCTACTTCATACAAGGAGCATGCTACAGAAGATTCAGGAACTACTGCCAGTCAAGATCCTTTTTTAA